From the genome of Eucalyptus grandis isolate ANBG69807.140 chromosome 2, ASM1654582v1, whole genome shotgun sequence, one region includes:
- the LOC104426644 gene encoding uncharacterized protein At4g13230, protein MASLNISTGTPLELRKLWRHPCKKKFHQEKQYGFSACQPKASSHQEGSAETVKQGVDKAAEAGENIKNRAASMTEDANQKSKDIASNVSEATHDVTDKAKQTVQNAWDSAKGTAQKAKETVLGKVEDAKQSAKTNADKAQRAMKSNN, encoded by the exons ATGGCGAGCTTAAACATAAGCACGGGAACTCCACTCGAACTTAGGAAACTCTGGAGACACCCTTGCAAGAAGAAATTCCACCAGGAGAAACAATATGGTTTTTCTGCCTGCCAGCCGAAG GCAAGTTCGCATCAAGAGGGATCTGCAGAGACAGTAAAACAAGGAGTGGACAAAGCAGCAGAGGCCggtgaaaacattaaaaatagaGCTGCCTCCATGACTGAAGAT GCGAATCAGAAGTCAAAGGACATTGCGTCCAACGTATCAGAAGCGACACATGATGTCACCgacaaagcaaagcaaactgTGCAGAATGCATGGGATTCAGCTAAAGGGACGGCCCAAAAGGCCAAAGAGACTGTGCTGGGCAAAGTTGAAGATGCAAAACAGTCTGCCAAAACAAATGCAGACAAAGCTCAACGTGCCATGAAGTCCAACAACTGA